Proteins co-encoded in one Desulfurellaceae bacterium genomic window:
- a CDS encoding M20/M25/M40 family metallo-hydrolase — protein sequence MDLSTLTLNTDRFLRVLGDMVAVGARLQNSLSKEAPPPQEDLAGDIVVEELRPLVRAGKLRLERVSYAEGRGNLILTYPGRTDRTVAFVGAHLDVVPADPAEWRRPPFRLHREGGRLYGRGVTDCLGHVAVLTDLFRQLAESDI from the coding sequence ATGGACCTCAGCACCTTGACGCTCAACACCGACCGCTTTTTGCGCGTGCTGGGCGACATGGTTGCGGTCGGTGCGCGGCTGCAGAACTCGCTCAGCAAAGAGGCGCCGCCGCCCCAGGAAGACCTGGCCGGCGATATTGTTGTCGAGGAGTTGCGGCCGCTGGTGCGGGCCGGCAAGCTGCGCCTCGAGCGCGTCAGCTATGCCGAGGGCCGGGGCAACCTCATCCTCACCTATCCGGGCCGAACCGACCGCACGGTCGCCTTTGTCGGGGCGCATCTCGACGTCGTGCCGGCCGATCCGGCCGAGTGGCGGCGCCCGCCGTTTCGGCTCCACCGCGAGGGCGGTCGGCTGTACGGCCGGGGCGTCACCGACTGTTTGGGGCATGTGGCGGTCCTGACCGATCTGTTCCGCCAGCTGGCCGAGTCGGACATC